In Aedes albopictus strain Foshan chromosome 3, AalbF5, whole genome shotgun sequence, the following are encoded in one genomic region:
- the LOC134284142 gene encoding protein doublesex-like gives MISVKRCTATNISANSSSSHHHHHHHQPHHHHGNSTIGNHHHHHQNGTGTVQVRSSSAGRAASSGSVIVATGSNNNNRLIRSRNSPYLSNGYSSGGTPGGGPTTTATVTGGCSSLTNGVVGGGGSGSYSIITNGGSLYYSSASNQSIAAGPKSLGSASEGGGPVVTAVNSSANSVVPVGTTDLFELDSLFLVPKCALTYDKAMSLRKDLAAYDFNIRILEDTPKGNVWICKLYCLQYD, from the coding sequence ATGATATCAGTGAAACGTTGTACAGCTACCAATATCAgtgccaacagcagcagcagccatcatcatcaccatcatcatcagccGCATCATCACCACGGTAACAGCACCATCGgcaaccatcatcatcaccatcagaaCGGAACGGGAACGGTTCAAGTCCGCAGCAGTAGTGCAGGTCGTGCTGCTAGCAGTGGATCCGTCATCGTCGCTAccggcagcaacaacaacaatcgGTTGATCCGAAGCAGGAACAGTCCGTACCTGAGCAACGGGTactcttccggtgggacacccggaggaGGACCAACAACGACAGCAACGGTGACCGGCGGTTGCTCCTCGCTAACCAATGGTGTTGTTGGTGGTGGCGGCAGTGGATCGTACTCGATCATAACGAACGGTGGCAGTTTGTACTACAGTAGTGCCAGCAACCAGAGCATAGCGGCGGGACCGAAAAGTTTGGGCAGTGCCAGTGAGGGCGGGGGACCGGTGGTGACAGCTGTGAACAGTTCCGCGAATAGTGTGGTGCCCGTGGGGACGACCGATTTGTTCGAGTTGGACAGTTTGTTTCTGGTGCCGAAATGTGCCCTCACGTACGATAAGGCGATGAGCCTGCGGAAGGACCTGGCGGCGTACGATTTCAACATTCGGATCCTGGAGGACACCCCCAAGGGGAACGTTTGGATATGTAAGTTGTATTGTTTGCAATATGATTGA